In Blastopirellula sp. J2-11, a single genomic region encodes these proteins:
- a CDS encoding sulfatase, whose translation MLVPLSRLLALLLVVGWFVSSSCAQEASTKPNFVIINIDDLGYADIEPFGSEINRTPNLNAMADEGMKLTCFYAAPVCSPSRAALMTGCYPKRALTIPHVLFPGNAEGMSPDEVTIAELMKEQGYATAIIGKWHLGDQPDFLPTRQGFDYYYGLPYSNDMGPAADGVKSNYGAPIPQRKGKGQPPLPLLRNETVLQRVLAKDQTELVTHYTEEAIQFIRDHQEKPFFLYLPHSAVHFPMYPGDAFRGKNSHGLYNDWVEEVDWSVGQVLQALKDLGLDQRTLVIFTSDNGGQTRFGAINKPLRAGKATTYEGGMRVPTIVRWPGKVPAGSSSDEVVGMIDVLPTLVKLAGGTTPTDRKIDGADIGPILAGVKEAKSPHDVFYFYRGYDLEAVRSGPWKLRLNEGALYNLQEDISESKNVAADNADVVERLRKVAAEMDSDLGVKKIGPGCRKLGMEKNPQPLIGFDGVVREGFLPKKQ comes from the coding sequence ATGCTTGTTCCGCTTTCACGTTTACTGGCGCTGTTGCTCGTCGTCGGCTGGTTCGTTTCTTCCAGTTGCGCCCAAGAGGCGTCCACCAAGCCGAATTTTGTCATTATCAATATCGATGACCTGGGTTACGCCGATATTGAGCCGTTTGGATCCGAGATCAATCGAACTCCGAATCTGAACGCGATGGCGGACGAAGGGATGAAGCTGACTTGTTTTTATGCGGCGCCTGTTTGTTCGCCGTCGCGGGCAGCGCTGATGACCGGGTGTTATCCGAAACGGGCGCTGACGATTCCGCATGTGCTGTTTCCCGGTAACGCCGAAGGGATGAGTCCCGACGAAGTGACGATTGCCGAGCTGATGAAAGAGCAGGGGTACGCGACCGCGATCATCGGCAAATGGCACTTGGGGGATCAGCCTGACTTCTTGCCGACGCGGCAAGGGTTTGACTATTACTATGGCTTGCCTTACTCGAATGATATGGGCCCCGCCGCTGACGGCGTGAAGAGCAACTATGGAGCGCCGATTCCGCAGCGAAAAGGAAAAGGTCAGCCGCCGTTGCCGCTGTTGCGAAACGAGACCGTGCTGCAGCGCGTGTTGGCGAAGGATCAAACTGAACTGGTGACCCACTACACCGAAGAAGCGATCCAGTTTATCCGCGATCATCAAGAGAAACCGTTCTTCTTGTACTTGCCCCACTCAGCGGTTCATTTTCCGATGTATCCCGGCGATGCGTTTCGCGGCAAGAATTCGCACGGACTGTACAACGACTGGGTCGAAGAAGTCGATTGGAGCGTCGGCCAGGTGCTGCAAGCGCTGAAGGATCTGGGCTTGGACCAGCGGACGTTGGTGATCTTTACTTCGGACAACGGCGGGCAGACCCGGTTTGGCGCGATCAACAAGCCGCTGCGAGCCGGCAAAGCGACAACCTATGAAGGAGGGATGCGAGTCCCGACGATCGTGCGCTGGCCTGGCAAAGTCCCGGCCGGTTCCAGCAGTGATGAAGTGGTCGGCATGATCGACGTGCTGCCGACGTTGGTCAAGTTGGCCGGCGGAACGACGCCGACTGATCGCAAGATTGACGGCGCCGACATTGGACCGATCCTGGCAGGCGTCAAAGAGGCGAAGTCGCCGCATGACGTCTTCTATTTCTATCGCGGTTACGATCTGGAAGCGGTCCGCAGCGGTCCGTGGAAGCTGCGTTTGAACGAGGGGGCTCTCTACAACTTGCAGGAAGATATCAGCGAATCAAAAAATGTCGCCGCCGACAACGCCGATGTGGTTGAGCGACTTCGCAAAGTGGCCGCCGAGATGGATAGCGACTTGGGCGTGAAGAAGATTGGCCCCGGTTGCCGCAAGTTGGGAATGGAGAAGAATCCGCAGCCGTTGATTGGATTTGATGGAGTGGTGCGCGAGGGATTTTTGCCTAAGAAGCAATAA
- a CDS encoding alpha/beta hydrolase-fold protein, giving the protein MTIRLPLAALLFSALLLSSATADILQLKNGMTIEGKLGKIASIGEGVFDNSAAGAVALQLIVIADDDLRRVYVPSYLVKNVQPSPPALEEHIYIEQRVPPKGERVAIIGASIRITPFDQWGRRIYSMDTARGKIDVIQGITEITPRWTKVEGLQASHSYVWDMRMRTSSIPRETLSKILRQQLDSSDADQRLKIVRLYLQGERYQDAALELAEVIRDFPELSDLKKQISGLRQLASQNLIREIELRQSSGQHTLSYQMLSRFPDEGVAGETLLKVRQMLSEYDSVSQRRVRAVELLEKYAAEFADPAKKPQVDIAVNEIKTDCSINTINRLTDFMRLADDAALSAEEKLSLAISGWILGANNGTQNLAVALSAYEVRGLAQQYLSNRVEVDKAGILKQLESMEAGTPDYLAKIILNMKPPRSEDEALSESEIPGYTLMTAPGITGHDDFQYYVQLPPDYDPYRRYPTIVTLNGGTTPEQQIDWWAGAYNKELGMRLGQATRHGYIVIAPVWREEHQFNYQYSAQEHAAVLKSLRSAMRRFSIDTDRVFLTGHSMGGDAAWDIGLAHPDLWAGVLPLVATADKYVSRYWENARYVPMYFVHGQFDGNKLEKNARDWDRYLQKNNMDVTVVEYLGRGHEHFQEEIQEMFTWMGIHQRNFTPKEFELSTMRPWDNFFYWVEVRDLPQRGQVLPAEWPQPRATTTDIEAKILATNGVSVQSKSGGATVYFTPEMVDFSKRATINIDRRSFDRELKPTAEVMLEDVRTRADRQHPFWAKVDTSDK; this is encoded by the coding sequence ATGACTATCCGCCTACCGCTTGCCGCTCTCCTGTTTTCCGCACTGCTCCTCTCGTCGGCGACGGCCGATATTTTGCAGTTGAAGAACGGGATGACCATCGAAGGCAAGCTCGGCAAGATCGCTTCGATCGGCGAAGGAGTCTTTGACAACAGCGCCGCAGGCGCCGTCGCGTTGCAGTTGATCGTCATCGCCGACGATGACCTCCGCCGGGTCTATGTCCCCAGCTATCTGGTTAAAAACGTCCAACCGTCGCCGCCGGCGCTCGAAGAGCATATCTATATCGAGCAGCGGGTTCCGCCAAAGGGGGAGCGCGTCGCGATCATCGGCGCCAGCATTCGGATCACCCCTTTTGACCAATGGGGACGTCGCATCTATTCGATGGATACCGCCCGCGGCAAGATTGACGTGATTCAAGGGATTACCGAAATCACGCCCCGCTGGACCAAGGTCGAAGGGTTGCAAGCCTCGCATTCTTACGTTTGGGACATGCGGATGCGCACCAGCAGCATTCCGCGCGAAACTCTCAGCAAGATCTTGCGGCAGCAGTTGGACTCGTCGGACGCCGATCAACGGCTGAAAATCGTCCGTCTCTACCTGCAAGGAGAGCGTTATCAAGACGCCGCTCTGGAGCTGGCGGAAGTAATTCGCGACTTCCCGGAACTTTCCGATTTGAAAAAGCAAATCAGCGGTTTACGACAACTTGCTTCGCAAAACTTGATTCGCGAGATTGAACTGCGACAATCGTCGGGACAACACACGCTCTCCTACCAGATGCTATCCAGGTTTCCGGATGAAGGAGTCGCAGGCGAAACGCTATTGAAAGTGCGGCAAATGCTCTCGGAGTACGACTCTGTCTCGCAGCGCCGTGTTCGCGCCGTCGAACTGCTCGAAAAATACGCGGCTGAGTTCGCCGATCCGGCGAAAAAACCGCAAGTGGATATCGCGGTCAACGAGATCAAAACCGACTGTTCGATCAACACGATCAATCGTCTGACCGACTTCATGCGATTGGCCGACGACGCCGCGCTCTCCGCCGAAGAAAAACTTTCGCTCGCAATCAGCGGCTGGATCCTGGGCGCCAACAACGGCACGCAAAATCTGGCCGTCGCGCTGAGCGCTTATGAAGTTCGCGGACTCGCCCAGCAGTATCTCTCGAACCGAGTCGAAGTCGACAAAGCCGGCATCTTGAAACAACTAGAGTCGATGGAAGCCGGTACCCCGGATTATCTGGCCAAGATCATCCTGAATATGAAGCCCCCGCGGAGCGAAGACGAAGCGCTCAGCGAGTCCGAGATACCTGGCTACACGCTGATGACCGCTCCCGGCATCACGGGGCACGACGACTTTCAATACTACGTACAGCTTCCGCCTGACTACGATCCCTATCGACGCTATCCGACCATCGTCACGTTAAACGGCGGCACGACGCCCGAACAGCAGATCGACTGGTGGGCCGGCGCATACAACAAAGAGCTCGGCATGCGGCTCGGCCAGGCGACTCGTCACGGCTATATCGTGATCGCCCCCGTCTGGCGCGAAGAGCATCAGTTCAACTATCAGTACTCGGCTCAAGAGCATGCCGCCGTTCTGAAGTCATTACGCAGCGCCATGCGCCGCTTCTCAATCGATACCGACCGCGTCTTCCTCACGGGACATTCGATGGGGGGAGACGCTGCGTGGGATATCGGCTTGGCTCATCCTGATCTGTGGGCTGGCGTGCTGCCGCTTGTCGCTACCGCCGATAAATACGTCTCTCGCTATTGGGAAAACGCGCGCTACGTGCCGATGTACTTTGTCCATGGTCAGTTTGACGGCAACAAGCTGGAGAAGAACGCTCGCGACTGGGATCGCTACCTGCAAAAAAACAATATGGACGTCACCGTGGTCGAGTATCTCGGTCGCGGTCATGAGCACTTCCAAGAAGAGATCCAGGAAATGTTCACCTGGATGGGGATCCACCAGCGAAACTTCACGCCAAAAGAGTTCGAACTCTCGACGATGCGACCCTGGGACAACTTTTTCTATTGGGTCGAAGTTCGTGACCTTCCGCAGCGCGGGCAAGTCTTGCCTGCCGAATGGCCGCAGCCCCGCGCGACGACCACCGATATCGAAGCGAAAATCTTGGCCACCAACGGCGTCTCGGTCCAATCCAAGTCGGGGGGCGCCACCGTTTATTTTACGCCTGAGATGGTCGATTTCAGCAAACGCGCGACGATCAACATCGATCGCCGCAGCTTCGATCGCGAACTAAAACCAACCGCCGAAGTTATGCTCGAAGACGTTCGCACAAGAGCCGACCGCCAACATCCGTTCTGGGCGAAAGTGGATACGTCGGACAAATAA
- a CDS encoding ferredoxin family protein, with protein sequence MTHVVCQPCFGCKYTDCVVVCPVECFYEGDKILYIHPEECIDCEACVPECPVEAIFHEDNVPEEWQGFVELNAEMAPQCEVITEKKEPLVDDN encoded by the coding sequence ATGACTCACGTAGTTTGCCAACCCTGCTTTGGGTGCAAGTACACCGATTGTGTGGTCGTTTGCCCGGTGGAATGTTTCTATGAAGGGGACAAGATCCTCTACATTCACCCGGAAGAGTGCATCGACTGCGAAGCGTGCGTACCGGAGTGCCCGGTCGAAGCGATCTTCCACGAAGACAACGTGCCTGAAGAATGGCAGGGCTTTGTCGAACTGAACGCCGAGATGGCGCCGCAGTGCGAAGTAATCACCGAGAAAAAAGAACCGCTCGTCGACGACAACTAA
- a CDS encoding RNA polymerase sigma factor, with product MALTDTDRKLLESCLDGEPCAWEALVDRFIGLVVHVVDHTARAKGVEITVEDREDLAADVFARLVRKDFRALRNFRRKCSLATYLTVIARRVTIRQLHRRIRERSLQFALNGETKTPVTWTVEKRIEDRDQIEAWLESLSGLEAEVVRRFHLEGLSYEEISRQLGIPVNSIGPTLSRARLKIRRNNSADSVFQ from the coding sequence GTGGCCCTAACTGATACGGATCGCAAATTGCTCGAGAGCTGTCTGGACGGGGAGCCGTGCGCTTGGGAAGCGCTCGTCGATCGGTTCATTGGGCTAGTCGTGCACGTCGTGGATCACACGGCGCGGGCCAAGGGAGTCGAAATTACGGTCGAAGATCGGGAAGATTTGGCGGCCGACGTGTTCGCTCGACTCGTACGCAAAGATTTTCGCGCTCTGCGAAATTTTCGCCGTAAATGCTCGCTTGCAACCTATCTGACGGTGATCGCTCGACGTGTGACCATTCGGCAGTTGCATCGCCGAATTCGTGAACGATCGCTGCAATTCGCTCTCAACGGCGAGACAAAAACGCCGGTGACCTGGACGGTAGAGAAACGGATCGAAGATCGCGACCAGATCGAAGCCTGGTTAGAGTCGCTCTCCGGACTCGAAGCTGAAGTGGTTCGCCGATTTCATCTCGAAGGGCTCTCTTACGAAGAAATTAGTCGACAATTGGGGATCCCGGTCAATTCGATTGGCCCGACTCTCTCGCGAGCACGCTTGAAGATCCGCCGCAACAATTCGGCCGATTCCGTTTTCCAATAG
- a CDS encoding DUF1254 domain-containing protein encodes MLRNESLLIFALLVTSGGVWVRAQNAPQPKTAAPVATSAWKEEYARSVGITAYTYAFPYYYNAQLRWKWVAEPSEKGKSAYAAVNHFFHAKRLTTAKYRDGGSPNNDTLYSIAWVDVSREPVILSIPDMADRYYSFEFAAFNSDNFASVGQRTNGSGPGNFAIVGPDFADALPSGVIALAKSPTPWVLVMGRTLVYSPQDVMYVRELQAQYKLTPLSYWGKNNVSLPETRDVWQPLDPANDPLAVWKTINRALSENPPPKTQQGLIDLFATLKIGPGQNVAKLDPAYQAGLARAAVDGQKILEKALLDDPDAVVINGWKYPPPALGRAGDKGEYLVRAAQQSLGGIVASDPAESVFLVAHVDAEGKKLTGAKKYELSFPPGKLPPAKAFWSITMYSGDANLVENPLERYSITSRMISAKSDKNEGVKILIQHEALSGAAAKNWLPAPQGSFYLILRTYNPDAEIVEQIWTPPAIMVRLPPEKPKQ; translated from the coding sequence ATGCTGCGTAACGAATCACTGCTGATCTTCGCCCTTCTCGTCACCTCCGGCGGCGTTTGGGTTCGCGCTCAAAATGCGCCGCAGCCCAAAACCGCTGCGCCGGTCGCGACATCGGCTTGGAAAGAAGAGTATGCGCGCAGCGTCGGCATCACCGCTTACACCTATGCGTTTCCGTATTACTACAACGCCCAGCTCCGCTGGAAGTGGGTCGCCGAACCGAGCGAAAAGGGGAAGAGCGCCTACGCGGCGGTCAATCATTTTTTTCACGCCAAACGTCTGACCACCGCCAAGTACCGGGACGGCGGCAGTCCCAACAACGACACGCTCTATTCGATCGCCTGGGTCGACGTTTCCCGCGAGCCGGTGATTTTGTCGATCCCCGACATGGCCGATCGCTACTACTCGTTTGAATTTGCGGCGTTTAATTCCGACAATTTCGCCTCGGTTGGACAACGGACGAACGGCAGTGGGCCTGGCAATTTTGCCATTGTCGGACCAGACTTCGCCGACGCGTTGCCAAGCGGCGTGATCGCATTGGCCAAATCGCCCACTCCCTGGGTTTTGGTGATGGGGCGAACGCTCGTTTACAGTCCGCAAGACGTGATGTACGTCCGAGAACTCCAAGCCCAGTACAAGCTGACGCCGCTGTCGTACTGGGGGAAAAACAACGTTTCATTGCCCGAAACCCGCGACGTCTGGCAACCGCTCGATCCGGCCAATGATCCGCTGGCCGTCTGGAAGACGATCAATCGAGCGCTCTCCGAAAATCCCCCGCCCAAGACGCAGCAAGGGCTGATCGATCTATTTGCGACGCTTAAGATTGGTCCGGGACAAAACGTCGCCAAACTCGATCCCGCCTATCAAGCTGGACTCGCTCGCGCCGCGGTCGATGGGCAGAAAATCTTAGAGAAGGCATTGCTCGACGACCCCGACGCGGTGGTCATCAATGGCTGGAAATATCCGCCTCCTGCGCTCGGACGAGCAGGCGACAAAGGTGAATATCTGGTTCGCGCAGCGCAGCAATCGCTTGGGGGCATCGTCGCCAGCGATCCGGCCGAATCGGTCTTTTTGGTCGCTCACGTCGACGCCGAGGGAAAGAAACTGACCGGCGCGAAAAAATACGAGCTTTCTTTTCCCCCCGGAAAACTCCCGCCGGCCAAGGCCTTCTGGTCGATCACGATGTACAGTGGCGATGCGAACTTGGTCGAGAATCCCCTGGAACGCTATTCAATCACCAGTCGCATGATTAGCGCAAAGTCTGATAAGAACGAAGGGGTGAAGATCTTAATCCAGCACGAGGCGCTCTCGGGCGCCGCGGCGAAAAATTGGCTGCCAGCTCCCCAAGGGAGTTTCTATCTGATTTTGCGCACCTACAATCCTGACGCCGAAATTGTCGAGCAAATCTGGACGCCGCCGGCGATCATGGTGCGACTCCCTCCAGAAAAGCCAAAACAATAG
- the ilvD gene encoding dihydroxy-acid dehydratase yields MSAPLNKYSSRVTQPKSQGASQAMLYGTGMTEADMDKAQVGIASVWYEGNTCNMHLNQLSEVVKKGVVGADMVGMRFNTIGVSDGISMGTEGMSFSLQSRDLIADSIETVMGGQWYDGLIALPGCDKNMPGCLIAMGRLNRPSIMVYGGTIKPGHNSKGDKLDIVSAFQCYGQFLSDGITEEERKEIVHKACPGAGACGGMYTANTMATAIEAMGMTLPYSSSIPAEDPAKQQECIDAGKAMRYLLEKDIKPRDIMTRDAFENAMVTVMALGGSTNAVLHLIAMARSVEVDLSIDDFQTVSDRIPFLADLKPSGKFVQEDLHSIGGTPAVLKYLLAEGFLKGDCLTVTGKTLAENIADLPGLKEGQKIVHPLSDPIKSSGHIQILKGTLAPAGAVAKITGKEGLRFQGPANVFDSEEDMLHALEDKKIKKGDVVIIRYEGPKGGPGMPEMLTPTSAIMGAGLGSDVALLTDGRFSGGSHGFIVGHITPEAQEGGPVALVQNGDIVTIDADTNSIDVDVPADEMAKRLAAWKAPAYKATRGTLYKYIKNVKSASEGCVTDE; encoded by the coding sequence ATGTCCGCCCCGCTCAACAAGTACAGCAGCCGCGTTACCCAGCCAAAAAGCCAGGGCGCGTCGCAGGCCATGCTTTACGGAACCGGCATGACCGAGGCCGACATGGACAAGGCGCAAGTTGGTATCGCCAGCGTTTGGTACGAGGGCAACACGTGCAACATGCACCTGAATCAGCTCTCGGAAGTGGTGAAAAAGGGGGTAGTTGGCGCCGACATGGTTGGGATGCGTTTCAACACGATCGGCGTGAGCGACGGCATCTCGATGGGGACCGAAGGGATGAGCTTCTCGCTCCAATCCCGCGACCTGATCGCCGACTCGATCGAAACCGTCATGGGCGGTCAGTGGTATGACGGGCTGATCGCACTGCCGGGCTGCGACAAAAACATGCCGGGCTGTTTGATCGCGATGGGACGTTTGAACCGTCCGTCGATCATGGTCTACGGCGGCACGATCAAACCGGGGCACAACAGCAAGGGAGACAAGCTGGACATCGTCTCCGCTTTCCAATGCTATGGGCAGTTTCTCTCGGATGGGATCACTGAAGAAGAACGGAAGGAAATCGTACACAAAGCTTGTCCGGGCGCGGGGGCTTGCGGCGGCATGTATACCGCCAACACGATGGCGACTGCGATCGAAGCAATGGGGATGACGCTTCCTTACAGCAGCAGCATTCCGGCCGAAGATCCGGCGAAGCAGCAAGAATGTATCGACGCCGGCAAGGCGATGCGCTACTTGCTGGAGAAAGATATCAAGCCGCGCGACATTATGACCCGCGATGCGTTTGAAAACGCGATGGTCACGGTGATGGCGCTCGGCGGTTCGACCAACGCCGTGTTGCACCTGATCGCGATGGCCCGCTCTGTGGAAGTTGATCTGTCGATCGACGACTTCCAAACGGTCAGCGATCGCATTCCTTTCTTGGCCGATCTGAAGCCAAGCGGCAAGTTTGTGCAGGAAGATCTTCACTCGATCGGCGGTACGCCGGCGGTTCTGAAGTACTTGCTGGCCGAGGGCTTTTTAAAGGGGGACTGCCTGACGGTGACCGGCAAGACGCTGGCCGAAAACATCGCCGATCTTCCCGGCTTGAAAGAAGGCCAGAAAATCGTTCATCCGCTGTCGGACCCGATCAAGTCATCGGGTCACATCCAGATCTTGAAGGGAACGCTCGCTCCTGCAGGCGCCGTCGCCAAGATCACCGGCAAAGAAGGTCTCCGCTTCCAAGGGCCGGCCAATGTCTTTGATAGCGAAGAAGACATGCTACACGCGCTGGAAGACAAGAAGATCAAAAAGGGAGACGTCGTCATTATTCGTTATGAAGGTCCCAAGGGAGGCCCCGGAATGCCGGAGATGCTGACTCCGACTTCGGCGATCATGGGGGCGGGGCTCGGCAGCGATGTCGCGCTGCTGACCGACGGCCGCTTCTCTGGCGGCTCGCATGGTTTCATCGTCGGGCATATCACGCCTGAGGCGCAAGAAGGAGGCCCGGTCGCGCTCGTTCAAAATGGCGACATCGTCACGATCGACGCCGATACGAACTCGATCGACGTCGACGTGCCGGCCGATGAGATGGCGAAACGTCTGGCCGCTTGGAAGGCTCCGGCCTACAAAGCGACCCGCGGCACGCTTTACAAGTACATCAAAAATGTGAAAAGCGCTTCTGAAGGCTGCGTGACCGACGAGTAA
- a CDS encoding DMT family protein, translated as MATIVLLILSNIFMTFAWYGHLKFKSSALWVVILASWGIAFFEYCLQVPANRWGHERYSAAQLKIMQEVITLVVFCVFAVTFLREPLKWNYIVGFVMIILAVVFVFGFDTPSKADHEETPSVIQREDSPPHSE; from the coding sequence ATGGCCACCATCGTGCTGCTGATCCTCTCGAACATCTTCATGACGTTCGCCTGGTATGGACATTTGAAATTCAAGAGCAGCGCTCTATGGGTCGTGATCTTGGCGAGTTGGGGAATTGCGTTTTTTGAGTATTGTCTGCAAGTGCCAGCCAATCGTTGGGGGCACGAGCGATACAGCGCCGCGCAGCTGAAGATCATGCAAGAGGTGATCACGCTGGTCGTCTTTTGCGTCTTCGCGGTGACGTTCCTCCGTGAACCGCTCAAATGGAACTACATCGTCGGGTTCGTGATGATCATCCTCGCGGTCGTCTTTGTCTTTGGGTTTGATACGCCGAGTAAGGCCGATCATGAAGAGACGCCCAGTGTGATTCAGCGCGAAGATTCTCCGCCGCACTCGGAGTAA
- a CDS encoding VIT domain-containing protein: MSRYVRLSLWGPLALFFALFSGALGVSAQTVVIIHDPIRPIPLPRPIPRPAPQPVTESYKIKSLEVDADIEDQIAKVQVSQTFENTCSRQLQVSFLFPLPYDGAIDSLTLLVDGKEYAAKLLPKEKARKIYEEIVRKNQDPALLEWVGTGMFQTSVFPVPAGASRTVTITYSQLLRKDNRLTDFLFPLSTARFTDKPLEKLRLRVSVETQDKLKSVYSPTHEVEVKRKGKNRAVVTIEQTDCVPTNDFRLFFDTAKTDLSASVLTYRPDKSEDGYFLLLASPPVEEEGDVKTKKTVIFVVDRSGSMSGEKIEQAKEAAKFVLNNLNAGDLFNIIAYDSDVESFEPELQKLDDKTREKALDFVDNLYAGGSTNIDGALAKAMGMLKDDKRPSYMLFLTDGLPTHGEQNEAKIVDNAKKKNDVRARVISFGVGYDVNSRLLDRLSRECFGQSEYVRPNEDIETHVAKLYNKISAPVMTNVAIKYDLEKGGDNFVNRLQPKQSHDLFAGEQLIIAGRYRKHGDAKITIVGTVGDKKQKVDFPAEFVKESDDQTYAFVEKLWAMRRIGEIIDDIDLNGKNDELVKELVSLSTKHGIITPYTSFLADENSSARDLADARRGGTHSFGLAEAETRKLSAAGGRLGFSQRAQKGAYQQADRASGGGFGGISKVKGINLPPIVTSPGFSPKTAAANAYAGGAVYQDVENDRTVVASNIRNIGNETLFLRDKIWIAESAGDIDPEKDQKKIKTVDRYSKEYFALVAANNKQQNSLLAQQKPGEQLLCNLRGQYYLIK; this comes from the coding sequence ATGTCTCGCTATGTCCGTCTTTCCCTTTGGGGGCCGCTGGCTCTCTTTTTCGCCCTGTTTAGCGGGGCGCTGGGCGTTTCAGCCCAAACCGTGGTGATCATCCACGATCCGATTCGGCCAATCCCACTGCCGCGTCCCATTCCGCGTCCTGCGCCGCAGCCGGTGACCGAGTCCTACAAAATCAAAAGCCTGGAAGTCGATGCTGACATCGAAGACCAGATCGCCAAGGTCCAGGTCTCCCAAACCTTTGAGAATACTTGCAGCCGCCAACTGCAAGTTTCGTTTCTCTTTCCGCTGCCGTACGACGGCGCGATCGATAGTCTGACGCTATTGGTCGACGGCAAAGAGTACGCGGCCAAATTGCTTCCGAAAGAAAAAGCCCGCAAGATCTACGAGGAGATCGTCCGCAAGAATCAAGATCCGGCGCTGTTGGAATGGGTGGGAACCGGCATGTTTCAGACCAGCGTCTTTCCAGTCCCGGCCGGCGCCAGTCGCACGGTGACGATCACTTACAGCCAACTGTTGCGTAAAGACAATCGCCTGACCGATTTCCTCTTTCCGCTGTCGACGGCGCGCTTCACCGACAAGCCGCTCGAAAAACTTCGCCTGCGCGTCAGCGTCGAAACCCAAGATAAATTAAAAAGCGTCTATAGCCCCACGCACGAAGTGGAGGTCAAGCGAAAAGGGAAGAATCGCGCCGTCGTCACGATCGAGCAAACCGATTGCGTGCCGACCAATGACTTCCGCTTGTTCTTTGATACGGCCAAAACCGATCTCAGCGCCAGCGTGCTGACCTATCGACCTGACAAGAGCGAAGATGGCTACTTCTTATTGCTCGCTAGTCCGCCGGTCGAAGAAGAAGGAGACGTCAAGACCAAGAAGACCGTGATCTTTGTCGTCGATCGTTCCGGCAGCATGAGCGGCGAGAAAATCGAACAAGCGAAAGAAGCGGCCAAGTTTGTGCTGAACAACTTGAACGCAGGGGATCTGTTCAACATCATCGCCTACGATAGCGACGTCGAATCGTTTGAGCCGGAATTGCAAAAACTGGATGACAAAACGCGGGAAAAGGCGCTCGACTTTGTCGACAACCTCTATGCCGGCGGCAGCACCAACATCGACGGGGCGCTCGCCAAAGCGATGGGCATGCTGAAAGATGACAAGCGTCCCAGCTATATGCTGTTTTTGACCGACGGTTTGCCGACGCATGGCGAACAGAACGAAGCGAAGATCGTCGACAACGCCAAAAAGAAGAATGACGTGCGAGCCCGGGTGATCAGCTTCGGCGTCGGTTATGACGTCAACAGTCGCCTGCTCGATCGTCTATCGCGCGAATGCTTTGGACAAAGCGAATATGTCCGTCCCAACGAAGACATCGAGACGCATGTCGCCAAGCTGTACAACAAGATCAGCGCGCCGGTCATGACCAACGTAGCGATCAAGTACGACCTGGAAAAAGGGGGCGACAACTTTGTAAATCGCTTGCAGCCGAAACAGTCGCATGATCTATTCGCCGGCGAACAATTGATCATCGCCGGGCGGTATCGCAAACATGGGGACGCCAAAATCACGATCGTCGGCACGGTCGGCGACAAAAAGCAGAAGGTCGATTTCCCGGCCGAATTTGTCAAAGAAAGCGACGATCAAACGTACGCGTTTGTCGAAAAGCTGTGGGCGATGCGCCGCATCGGCGAGATCATTGACGACATCGATCTGAACGGCAAGAACGATGAACTAGTCAAAGAGCTCGTCTCCCTCTCGACCAAACATGGGATCATCACGCCGTACACGTCGTTCCTGGCCGACGAAAATTCGAGCGCCCGCGATTTGGCCGACGCTCGCCGCGGCGGAACTCACAGCTTTGGATTAGCCGAAGCGGAGACGCGCAAACTGAGCGCAGCAGGCGGACGATTGGGCTTCTCACAGCGAGCCCAGAAAGGCGCCTATCAACAAGCCGATCGCGCCAGCGGCGGAGGCTTTGGCGGCATCAGCAAAGTTAAAGGTATAAATTTGCCTCCCATTGTCACCTCGCCGGGGTTCTCTCCGAAGACCGCGGCCGCCAACGCTTATGCCGGAGGCGCCGTCTACCAGGATGTTGAGAACGACCGGACAGTGGTCGCTTCCAACATTCGTAACATCGGCAACGAAACTCTCTTTTTGCGAGACAAAATTTGGATCGCGGAAAGCGCCGGAGATATCGATCCAGAGAAAGATCAAAAGAAGATTAAGACGGTCGACCGCTATAGCAAGGAATATTTCGCGCTGGTCGCTGCGAACAATAAGCAACAGAACTCGCTGTTGGCGCAACAGAAACCAGGCGAACAGCTGCTCTGTAACCTGCGAGGTCAGTACTACCTGATCAAATAG